The DNA window ATCTACCATTGGTGTTAAAGGGAGAACTACGAAGAGCCAACCCTAGTACGAGAGGATTGGGTAGGGCCAACCCATGGTGTACCGGTTGTTATGCCAATAGCAGCGCCGGGCAACtaagttggaatggaagaactGCTGCGCTGCGGGAAATCCTTCTCTATACAAGTTCTCGTACGAGATTTTTGAACAGAACTTCGATAGGCGAGAGGTGTAAGCATCGCGAGGTGTGAAGCGATCTCAACTAAACGAAACGAATTTCACTTTCCAATGGTCAATCTCGCTACCTCTTTAGTTACACCACAATATTCATTCTTTAGGGGTTGATTTAAGAATAAATTGCATATCAATCTTCATAAATTTCATCATATATGTGAAATACTTGATAAAGAAAATgcagagaaataaaaaagatgcaCAATCCGACCCAAGGCTTTCAATAATGGGACTTTttaattatgaatttttttttatagaaaaacaAACAATATCATTAAGTTAAAATGTGAGTTTGGAACATAGTTTGTGGTTCTCTAATCACTACCTTTCTGTCCTTAGCATTATAGGCTATGATCTTAAGAGGTCTAATTACACTATTgttcttatcaaaaaataaaataattaaactatTGTTaacctttacaaaaaaaattacattcataCAAAAGATGAgtgttttccaaaaaaatgagTAAAGAAATCCATGGCTAAGAAAAATTTATGTCAAAATGGGTTCCAGTTCAACATTACTCCAGATCTCATTCACATTCCATCCTCTTTCCTATGCCTTCTTCAAGCCTTGTAGAAGGCCCATGCCACTGCTTCAGAATCTTTTCTTTTGAATAAGTTGAGTTCCTTGTAGGTTATTAGAATGCGGGTTAATGCTTATGATCACTAACACTCAAATAAGTTCACAATCCATTGCATATGAAAAGTATAATAACGATTTATGTCATTGAGGTTCATAAGCTAGGTCATTGGCAATTAGGATTAATATTTAGGGATAAATATTACAATTATTTTTTCCCTTATCAAACTAGAGTATACCAATTGGTAGTTGATGTCGTTAGGAGCACAGGACCAAAACCTAAAAGCATCAAATAGGCACAAAATAGGGCCATTACGTCTAAGGGGGACCAAGACCCGTACTTCCTTAAGTGGGAGCACTAGCATGCATTATACTCCTAGATGGAGAACTCAATCCTATAAGAAATAGTACTTACTGAATTGGTACACATCCCATGTATGTCTATGAATGTTCTACTTTTCTAAACGTTAATATGCACTCTACCATATGAGTAGGAATAGacgatttaaaatttttaaaatataaaattgaatgGCTCAGACTTATCTTgtgattttaccaaaaaaaatattttttgaaacaTCACACCTTCCATTGTTACTTGGATAAAATGCACATAAatacttattttttcttggtaatTATTACATCACTTCTATgagtttttttggggggtaaacCATGACTTCCACAAGAAAACCAATTGAGGTTGGACTTGGGCTTGGGGACAAAGACCTCATCGCACTCGAGGGAACCAGTGTTGGAGTCATGACGACGCTGGCTGTACTTCCAAGAAGGGACGAGGATGCAGAATGCAGGACATGGGAGGAGAATAAGTCCCATGGTATAGTTAGGCTACTGGTGGGCACACTCGTTAGCAATGACCCAGACACTCGTTAGGACGCAACCTTGAATTTCCCGGTAGATGGGCCAAGCAGTGAACTAGTTGATCCAATGTTTTACAAATAGCATGgattagtccatgtgatagaggaccaagCAAGCATTTCATTGGTACAaaatttcagcttaaaatgagTAGAGAATATAACAAAAATTCAAAAGCAGCCATTTTATATATCATATTGATCTCCATTTGAAGGTATTTTGATAtgtttactaaaactttgaatctgAGTTTAGTCAACCATCCCTGCTTATCTCAGATTAAAATTTGACCATTGAAATATGTATATGGGTACTATATCACATGGACTAAGCCATGAACTGCCAAGTAGCAACTCTAGGCATAGTGACGCCTAGAAGAACCCAACAAATAACTACCCTTTTGGGCTTTTGCATTCGATTGCCACCCCTAAACCAATAAATAAGCCCCCTTTACTTTACATATACATGATACCGTAGTTTCTGCTATTAAATCAGCAAATCCTTGAAAATGTAACATTCGAATAAGACCTAGTTCCTTACCAAATGATTCCCCCCACCATATGCCACCAAATGGCATTATATTCTTAAAATACCCTACTCACAGGCAAAACAACATGTTTAAAAATTTCTCAAGAGCAAAACACAGAATCAAACGCAAAAGGCAACCTTCCGCTCAACCGATCGTTAGATGCAAGTGGTTTTTCCGTCGCCGCTCAACAGATCCTCCACCTCTCTTCATTAACAATGCCCACCCTTTCTCCATGCTTACCTCACCCAAACCCATGAATCATCAATGAAACCAATTTTACCTATTGATACAGCACTTTCTCCtcgtcttcttcctctctgTAAACACAGCCGCCGTCTCTCGGCCCTAAGTGGAAGGTACGGACTCCCCCCGTACCCCTCTAAAGCACCCCAAGGATCTGCGaatctctcctctcctttctctctctctctttcccacgGATGGCTATAATGCCCAAAATCTCAAACTCGATCTCAAGCCTAACCATATCTTTCCCGTATTCCCTACAAACCTTACATTAAACCAAAAGACCTTTTGTCCCATCATAAATTTACTCACCCACCAACCCATGGGGAAATCTCAACCCACTTTTATGGCAAAAACCGCTTAGTCCCCACCTACCGAAAAAGCAGCGACAACCTCACACAGGCATTCTCGTCACACCCCCTCTCAACCcgggaaaaaaatcctctatttttctcatccctgtttttccttgttttgctacctgcaaaaCAACatacgtggacaactttaagaccaacgcaccggatgtaataatcctcacccaaccttgaccattgatcttaaagttgtccacgtgtcgtgttctgcaggtagcaaaacaaggaaaaatagagatgagaaaaacagaggattttcatcCCTCGACCCGGTCCTAAACGAGAGCTCAGTAACATGGCCCTACATCGCCGCCCTTCTCCTGCTTCCAAAACACAACCACCACCCCCACACCTAACCCACGCCATCTGGGGAGTGCATGCCATCGATTTTGGAACTGATCTGGAGCCCAAGCCCTGCATCCCGTTGGCATCCTCCCTAGTTGGGATGGTTGTCAACGAACCCTTACATTCAGCCTTTAACTTGAGAGATGTTAATATCACTGTGGGAACCAAAGGGAGCCATCTTCATCTGTTGTTCAGGTAAGGGACGTTTCTTTGTTGACTTCATCTCTTCCGAAGCAAAGAGGGTTGTTGTTTCTTTCTCACCTTGGTGGTGTGAGAACTTCCTTCTATAACTCGGAGTCGTTCCACTAGATACTGAAGCTTCACTGAGGGAAATGGAAGCAACCCCTATATGGGTACTAGTTGAAAACATTCCTGTTGATGCGTTCTCCTCCCCGAATGTCCGCACTGCCGTGTCTTGCATGGGTAAAATAATGGATATCAGTCTCAACCTGCTGGAAATAGGTCTCCCATTGAACACTGCTAGAGTAAAAATCTCAGTCAAAGAAAAACCACCCCTTATGTCTCAACTCCACTATCCATCTCCCTCAGGGTGAACCTATCTCTGTGAATTTCAAGTTTGAGCTTACCACTTTGTGTTCGTTGTGTGGCCTTATTACTCACTCCGTGGAGCTTTGTCCTGAATCCACAAACCTCTCTGACCCATCCTCACACCACCCTTATGAAGAGGCCCTCACACTGCCCCTCTTTGTTAACCAGGGTAGACCCCTTGTGACCATTGATAACGTACCGGCATCCTTTTCGTGTTTGGCTCCTGTCTCGATGGCTTCTCTTGGTGGTACTCTGTCACAggcacaagtgatccaatcgaATGCAGAGATTGAACCTTCAAACTTCCAAGCCCTGCCACCAACCCTCTCACCTGCTCCCATGCTGGTTGACCAAAATGGGCCTTTCCCCAACAACCTAACTGACCTATCGGCCTCTTTGTCCACCTTGTACAACTTGGATGACCCCCTTTGGCTACAAAATTTCCTCTCTGTGGACACTAACATGTTGGCTCCCTTCACTCCTACTGTGGTCTCCTCCTCAGGCCTACTGAACCCAACCCCAGGTGTTTCTCCCACAGTACCACCAATGTCTGCGGGAACACTTTTACCCGCTTTAGCCAGTTGCGGTTTGCCACTTGGTGCCCCCCTCTTCACCACCACTCTTCCCCTTCAACCTATTGTTTCTGATGCTAGCCGACCACCCACCTGCAAAACCCCCTTAACCCCAGTACCTGAAAAACAACAACACAATAACTCGTTCAATCAACTCAACAATGCAAGCCATGTTACCATCAACTATAACTTCCCACCCGGTATGAAACCCTTAATCACACCAACCTTGTAGGAAAAGGTGTAACCCGATACAGGCCATGTAAAAGGCCACGTTTGGACTTACCGGACAATGAAACGATCTCCAACATCTGTGGCCTAATTGCAAAAACCGATGAACCCACACTTACCTTTAATATTTTAATGGATAGATTCAAAGGGAGGGTTGTTCTTGAGGATCGTGACAAGAAAAATGAGGAACCTGAACACTTCGGGCGCATCTGTGATGAAGATTTGTCACAAGGGGGAGAGCTGGAAAGTTCCCCGCAGGGCCGGGTATTTATCATAACTTTATTTCATCCGTTCTCTCTATATTTATCCTGTTTTTTCTATGTATGTCTGAGTCTTTTGTATCTTGGTATCACCTTGAGAAGAAGTACTGGAAAAGGCAATTCCTCCCAAGGTAGTAACCATTGATACCTTTTTATACcaccttccttctctttcttttaaaatCTTTATCTCCTTTCATTCGTTACTTAGTCGCTTTTAGTTTCTTACCTTGTTTGCTTTGGAATATCTTTGCTATTATGAACTTATTCTTGTGTATGTCGTTTTTTGTTCATATTAAATTTGTTGTATATACACCTACTGCCGATTGCTCTTTTTAACTACTTGTTATCATGATTGTATTGAGTTGGAATGTTAGAGGACTACACTCTAACACCACAAAGGTTGCCTTCTTGCACATGTTAAAGCTATCAACCCGGACATAATCTTTTTGtgtgaaacaaaaattaaaaattaaggaCCACAGCCTTTTCAAActacatcctcatcttatgAGTTTTGACAAATCCCATTTCATGAATAGCTCGGGGAGTCATGGCAAATTGGGAGGCCTCTGGCTTCTTTTCAAACCATCTTTACCTGTTAAATCCGTTAATTTGGACCATGGTTTCTTTATCATTTCCTTCAACCCCACACAAGAACTCCCACTGAGTTGGACTTTGGTTTGCATATACGCCTCACCACACTACAATCCCAGATCCGATTTTTGGGCCTTGCTAATTACCCATCTTTATTCCATAAAGACTCCCTTTGCTTTAATTGGTGACTTCAATGAAATTACCTCTCAAGAGCAAAAGTTCGGAGGAAACCCTTTCAAGCACTCCAATTCGATTCTTTTACTGGAGAATATCCTGTCAAACCACAACCTTGACCCCATTAGACCAATGAACAACCCCTTCACTTGGTCCAACAAACAAAAACCCCCAAACCTGATCAAAGAATGCTTGGACAAAGTGTATGCCAATCTTGATTGGATTTCCCTATGTCCAAATCCTTTACTTACCAAACTTGCATCTGTAGGGTCGGACCATAACCCAATTGTCACTACAAGAAAACATATTAATGGCGacagtaaaaaaatattattgtcgccaaatataatatatagcgACCGTAAAATGGATAGTGTTGCCTAATACATTTATGACGACTGTAAAATAATACTCGtcaccaaaacaaaatttcagcGACGAAATTAAAAATACCGTAGCAACATCATTTTATAACAACGGGTTAAATTTAAAtgttacaaaaaattatttaaggcGACGGAATTTTTTAATACCGTAGTGAAATAATATCTTAGACAACGGTAAATTTTTTACCGTCGCCTCATATCCTATGCTCAATCAACAATAATTTGATTTATAACAACGATAGAAATTATACTGTCACAAAATATAATCATTTATATTTGGCGACAGTTAAAACACTACTGTAGCCAGTCATTGATTTTAGGCAACTGCAATTTTATTACCGTCGCCAATTAACACCAAAAtcatttaggaattttagaCGCGGGAAAGGTTTCTTAATTTACTTATGCTTTTGGTTTTCCCGGTTTCCTTTTCCCGCACAAACATGCTTTTATAGTATTTCTCCCTCTCAAAACCTCGTGaatctaatttatttatttatttttaaaattaatccAGTTTTAGTGAAATTCAAAGTctctcttgaaaaaaaaaaaaaaaagaagaaaaacacaaaGTCTCCCTCTCTCACGTCTCTCCTCTACCTTTAGCCCCTCTCTCTCACGTCTCTCCTCTAACTATAACCTCCCCTCTCTCTGCTCTTCCCTAtcacgctctctctctctctctctctctctttctctcttcctctcttcgtGGATCAATTCTGCTCCTCCctcaatccctctctctctgttctaACCTCTGCCAGTAGTGACGTTACAGAGGCTGTGGGTGAGAAAGCAATCTAGGTACAGTTTCTATCTTACCCCTTGTTTTACACTTCggttttgttaattttgattgctCTATTTGCTGTTGTTGTGCTCCCTAATAGATGAAAAAGGAGGTAAATTTACTTTGGTTTCCTTATACATTTACTTTGGTTTATTTCTTTTACTTGGATGTGGTGGGAGAATTGAGAGGTGATTCTAAGGCCTTGAGCAAATATGAAAAATGTGATAGAGAAACCTTTAAGGAGGAGAGGTAGTTAAAGCCTGCTTGTCTCTTTTGGTAGACTACCTTACCCATTCAAAACTGAACGCTCCTACTACTCTATGGTGTCCTTTGAAACCCAAAAATCTTGAAGCACAAGGACCCAGGAATAACTTGAGCAGCAATAGTGGGCAGCGTGCAAGCAAAGTGTCTGATTAATTTCCTCAAAGAATGTGGCAACTTCAGGAAAGCAAAAGATTGTTGATAGATCCTTGTGGACACAAATACCAACAATAGGAGGAAGACAGCCACCCTTTGTCTTCTTCCGCTATTCAAAGAATcagtttttcttctctgttttctcaCTCATCTTCCTTGTCTGGCTCATCCTACGCCCCTCCAAGCCTGAGTTCTACCTCAAAGAAGCCGATATCTACCAATTAGACGTCACAGCACCTCACCTTCTCAACTCTTCCATACAAGTCACTATGGTCACCATGAACCCAAATAAGAAGGTTGGGGTCTACCACGACCAGCTCCAAGTCTACGCCTCCTACAAGGGCCAACAGATTACTCTCTACACTTCTCTTCCTCCATTCTATCAAGGCCATGAAGATAGCAATCTGTTGACAGCTTCCTTGGTAGGACTGGGCCTCCCCGTGGCCCCATCTCTTGGTTACGAAGTGGGTCGGGATCAGACAGCAGGTAGTCTGGTTTTAAGTCTGAAGGTGAACGGAAGGCTCCGATGGAAGGTTTGGACCTGGGTTTCCGGCCGATATCGGTTTAATGTGGATTGTGTTGCCATTATCGCCTTTCGTCCATACGTTGTATTCCTCATCAATTAAACAGATTACTACTCCCAAGATTAGTAAATGGTCCCTTAGCTTCTCCTTTGTCATCTACCATTACCGCTCAAAGGGACAACTCCATTACAATTACAATGCAATACCCTTTAAAGCTTCCActatatattttcttcctttccactCAATTCTTTATATTACCTTTTCATTCCACCACTAGTTAGTTAGTGAACATACAAGAATATAAATACATATTGAGGCAATGAAAGACAGAGATATCTAGATAAATTTCTAACAGATACATATGAAATCAGaagggtttgatttgatttgatcatCGACGTCGTTGTCGTCGTCTATAGAAAACATGTTAGATGATTGGGATTACTAGCTATGGTTTATTTAGTTAAGGTAGTTCAAGGTCGAACAGACAATGAAATAGAGGTGGATATCAGTAGAAGACTGTACACTTGGGAAGGAGATAATATGGAAATCACTCTCCAACAGTTGATTATGCAAATGTTGGAAACCGTAGCTCTTTTCCTAGATGTAAATACTTTTGCCATATGCTAATATGCCAGATTTCTAGATTGATTAGGCAAGGATTTTTGGTGGAACTGGCCAGGGATGCCCATCAACTGTTATTtatttcttcaataaaattggtCAGTTTCTCTGATTGTCTCATTTGGAATGCAAATGCAATGTGCTGCGTCGTCTTCATTCTGTCTAATAGAGTTGAATTCTGGCTTTCTTTCCTGAAAAAGAGAGGTCCAAAATTTCCCCATAAATATCCAGGCTGCAAGAAGAGGAAccagtgagagggagagagtgtgtctctgttttttttttttttgtgggggtggAGCGGTGGGTAGGGTGTCGTGGGATGTGTGTGAACACCAAAATCTCATCACATTTGGCCCATCTCATTATGCCTTGCGGAATAATgatgtagcaaaaaaaaaaatctatttcaaaTTGAAGACTTTAATTCAATCGAGTACCATTGATTGTATTGGCATGTATTACTATGTATGTTCAGGATCGCTTATGGTATAATGGccattattttactttttttcatgATCTTGATTTTatagagattttatttttaaattttgatgtTTGGTTGATGGAGAAATGGGTTAGCTAATGCTATGGATATTGTGATGTTTGCTAGTATAGATATGGATATGGGATTGCTGATGATTGTTACACTGGGTTGGTCCAGTTTGAATATTGTTTCAATTCATACATTCTTAAATTAGATGTTCTCGAAACTCATTAACTTGTAACTTGTTTCAAATTTCTGAAAAATCAACTTATCACTTCATTTGTCAAAATATGGAGAAGGTTGAGTTAGGTGGGAATGTTGGGATTAATCCTCGGGTaagaataatatttttatttgtatattgttttctcttttttccttggaTGCAATAACTAATAATAGTGTATTTTGTTGTATGAACCTCCAAAGTAAGATTTTTAACTTGATTTAGTTTACCAGACATATACTAGCTGGTGCGCTTTTAATGGTAGAAGATTGGCTACATGTGTTTATTATATAAGGTTACTCATGTTAAATGTTTAATGCTAGTACTCTTAGCATATACCCCAGATATCTTTCTAACATTGATGCTTTTGCTTTTTAGCAGTTAGTGTGGAAAATATGTCTAGGTCATGGATTGAAAGTTCAAGAGATCCATTAAACAGGTTATCTCCACAATACAGACTAGAGGTAACAAAATTCTTAGAATTTGCATTTTCTAATGCATCCATAGGGGATCGCATCCTATGCCCATGTGTAAAATGCATAAACCAACTGTGGATGACTAGAGACATAGTGTATGAACATTTGGTTTGTGATGGAATTCTATGGAATTATACGAGATGGATTTTTCATGGGGAAGGTACATCTTCACATGAAAGTCTACATGTTAATACTGTGATACAAGATGAAGGTGAAACATATGATGGTACACACACCATGTTAGATGAGCTGCAGGGAAGAAAtacaaatgaagatgttgaggaTGGTGACATAGGTGATGGTACAAAGGGAGCAAGTATAGAGGCGGATAAATTTGAACGATTAATTGAAGATTCAAAGAAGGAGTTGTACCCAGGATGCATGAAATTTACTAGATTATCCTTCATTCTTCGTCTTTATCATATAAAGTGCCTTTGCAACATGACCGACAAAGCATTGTCAATGCTGTTAGATTTGTTGCGAGAGGCGCTTCCAGAGCCAAATACATTGCCAAAGAATATGtatgaaacaaagaaaattatCAAAGATTTGGGGCTCAACTGCAACAAGATTGATGCCTGCCCAAATGATTGCATGTTGTTTTGGAAAGGAGCAGAGAAAGCCACATCTTGTTATAAATGTGGGGCATCAAGATATTCAagtaaaggaaagaaatttcCGGCTAAGACATTACGTCATTTTCCTTTAATCCCAAGGTTGCAGAGGTTATACATTTCATCCAAAACCTCATTTAATATGAGATGGCATCATGAAGAACGTACAAAAGACCAAA is part of the Macadamia integrifolia cultivar HAES 741 chromosome 9, SCU_Mint_v3, whole genome shotgun sequence genome and encodes:
- the LOC122089605 gene encoding NDR1/HIN1-like protein 26; amino-acid sequence: MDRFKGRVVLEDRDKKNEEPEHFGRICDEDLSQGGELESSPQGRMKKEVNLLWFPYTFTLVYFFYLDVVGELRGKQKIVDRSLWTQIPTIGGRQPPFVFFRYSKNQFFFSVFSLIFLVWLILRPSKPEFYLKEADIYQLDVTAPHLLNSSIQVTMVTMNPNKKVGVYHDQLQVYASYKGQQITLYTSLPPFYQGHEDSNLLTASLVGLGLPVAPSLGYEVGRDQTAGSLVLSLKVNGRLRWKVWTWVSGRYRFNVDCVAIIAFRPYVVFLIN